CTTGTACCGAGCATACCATTCACTGTTTCTATTGCCCCTTCAAAACCACTGGGGATATCAAGAATTGGGAAGGCAATAAATAAGCAGTAACCGGCTGCGTCACAGATAAAAGCAGTCGTATCCTGGAAAGCCTTGGACAGCTTAACTTTATTTTTTGGCGAAAGTGGATCGGCTTTACCGCCCACATCCAGGATTTCCGGGTTAATAGTGTAACCGGCAGTGTGATCGGCACCCNNNNNNNNNNGGTGAGGTAATATAGGTAACGCCGATGCCCTTGACTGCGCGCGGTTCGTAGGCGGGCATGCCCTGGCGTTTTACAGTCGGGATACGGGTTACACCATATGCTTCACCGGTGAACTGGGTACCCTGGCCAAGAATATGACCAAGCGGAGTACGATTATATATTTCCTTAAGCATTCTAATCGCTGCTTCCCCGTCACCGAATTCAGCCAGGCCTGCTTCCATGGCCACACCGATAGTGCATCCAGCCTCGATGGTATCGATGCCGAGATCGTTGCAGAGCCAGACCAGTTCTGCAACATGGTCAAGATTATCGATGCCGCAGTTGGCGCCAAGGGCCCATATTGATTCATATTCCACACTGGAGACATGCTCGCTGCCGTCTTCATTGGCATATACATTGGAGCAGTTAATTATACATCCCGGATGACAGCGGTGCCCCATCGTCCCGGCACCGCCACGCTTTTTGGCCGCTTCGGCCAGCG
The sequence above is a segment of the Bacillota bacterium genome. Coding sequences within it:
- a CDS encoding aldehyde ferredoxin oxidoreductase C-terminal domain-containing protein; its protein translation is GADHTAGYTINPEILDVGGKADPLSPKNKVKLSKAFQDTTAFICDAAGYCLFIAFPILDIPSGFEGAIETVNGMLGT
- a CDS encoding aldehyde ferredoxin oxidoreductase C-terminal domain-containing protein, which encodes LAEAAKKRGGAGTMGHRCHPGCIINCSNVYANEDGSEHVSSVEYESIWALGANCGIDNLDHVAELVWLCNDLGIDTIEAGCTIGVAMEAGLAEFGDGEAAIRMLKEIYNRTPLGHILGQGTQFTGEAYGVTRIPTVKRQGMPAYEPRAVKGIGVTYITSP